The following are encoded together in the Hemicordylus capensis ecotype Gifberg chromosome 4, rHemCap1.1.pri, whole genome shotgun sequence genome:
- the TMEM74B gene encoding transmembrane protein 74B, which produces MASSQPLELTVLENGPGPSRRAPQGGPSAPWTDPSTGIENASYQGEEEEEEEEAETSFRSGQGPASSLRDHTAPPRGDLSPRSEDGPLSDASGNSVDYGFILALVFLVSGILLVIVAYSIPREARVNPDSVSAREMERLEMYYAQLGSHLDKCIIAGLGLLTLGGMLLSMLLMVSIYKGELYRRRTFPASRAPRKTYGSINLRMRQLNGEGGQTLVENEVIQMTEAASSHQNC; this is translated from the coding sequence ATGGCATCCTCACAGCCCCTGGAACTGACAGTCTTGGAGAATGGTCCAGGGCCCAGCCGAAGAGCCCCACAAGGAGGGccttcagcaccatggacagatcCCAGCACAGGAATTGAGAATGCCTCCTACCagggtgaggaggaagaggaagaagaggaggctgaAACCTCCTTCCGGAGTGGTCAAGGCCCTGCAAGCAGTCTCCGGGACCACACAGCTCCCCCTAGGGGGGACCTCTCTCCAAGGTCAGAGGATGGCCCTTTGTCGGACGCAAGCGGCAACTCCGTGGACTACGGCTTCATTTTGGCTTTGGTCTTCTTGGTGAGTGGGATTTTGCTGGTGATTGTTGCCTACAGCATCCCACGGGAGGCACGGGTCAACCCAGATTCGGTCTCTGCCAGGGAGATGGAAAGGCTGGAGATGTATTATGCACAGCTGGGTTCCCACTTGGACAAGTGCATCATCGCCGGCTTGGGGCTGTTGACTTTAGGGGGGATGCTTCTCTCCATGCTCCTGATGGTCTCTATTTACAAAGGGGAGCTCTATAGGAGGAGGACCTTCCCAGCTTCCAGGGCTCCCCGGAAGACCTATGGATCGATAAACCTGAGGATGAGGCAGCTTAATGGAGAAGGGGGGCAAACCTTGGTTGAGAATGAGGTCATTCAGATGacggaagctgcaagcagccaccagAACTGCTGA